A single region of the Parasphingorhabdus litoris DSM 22379 genome encodes:
- a CDS encoding SDR family oxidoreductase, whose protein sequence is MLSGKIAIITGASSGIGRSAAHIFAAAGAKLVLNARRAAPLDALLAEMRSNGREAIAIEGDAADDRTQQELVAAAQSEFGGLDIAFNNAGTIGPAKPLAEILDSEWLDIVAVNLTAAFLGARAQIPAMLERGGGSLIFTSSFVGNSVGLPGMAAYGTTKAALMGLVKGITADYAEQNIRANTLLPGGTNTAMAGDTAQREWAASLHAMKRIAEPEEIAKAALFLASDMASFVAGSALWADGGNAAVKM, encoded by the coding sequence ATGTTATCAGGAAAAATCGCCATAATTACAGGTGCCAGCTCGGGCATTGGTCGTTCGGCAGCACATATTTTTGCGGCCGCTGGTGCGAAGCTCGTACTTAACGCGCGTCGAGCAGCGCCGTTGGACGCGCTTCTCGCCGAGATGAGGTCCAATGGTAGAGAGGCAATTGCCATCGAAGGAGATGCAGCGGATGATCGTACGCAACAAGAGCTTGTTGCTGCAGCTCAAAGCGAATTTGGCGGTCTCGATATCGCTTTCAACAATGCCGGTACGATAGGCCCCGCCAAGCCACTTGCAGAGATATTAGACTCTGAATGGTTGGACATTGTCGCAGTCAATCTAACCGCCGCTTTTCTTGGCGCACGCGCCCAAATTCCGGCGATGCTGGAAAGAGGTGGCGGCTCGCTAATCTTTACCAGCAGTTTCGTTGGAAACAGCGTAGGCCTTCCCGGAATGGCGGCTTATGGAACGACCAAGGCTGCTCTGATGGGGTTGGTTAAGGGTATTACCGCTGATTATGCTGAGCAGAATATCCGAGCCAACACCTTACTGCCAGGTGGAACCAATACAGCAATGGCCGGAGACACCGCACAGCGGGAATGGGCGGCGAGTTTACACGCCATGAAGCGGATCGCTGAACCCGAAGAGATTGCCAAGGCCGCACTCTTTCTGGCCAGTGATATGGCAAGCTTTGTAGCTGGTTCCGCGCTATGGGCCGACGGTGGAAATGCTGCGGTGAAAATGTAG
- a CDS encoding heavy metal-binding domain-containing protein, with product MDQHIFKAPGRCPDCGMILKPAKELDLGFQPHNLPTGAGYFQIAGGSGRESRHVTVHYYKPSQFTPQSRILIVIPGAGRNSNSYRNAWLEVASRKDILVAALGYPEETYDFAAYQMGGVVKDIKLNNPKFISTGPNARILQLQDKDIQMNPEADQNNWIFSDFDRTFDLLAKITGSKRAGYDIFGHSAGGQILHRLALFHPASKAERIVAANAGFYTLPSFSKPPPMGMEGTGVRKEQLSQILGEQLTILLGEEDNSDAAGGTLLHTPLIDKQGKNRFARGRNFFRTGLEISKSEQLQFGWKLQSVPRTGHDFARMAEVAAQLLYP from the coding sequence ATGGATCAGCACATATTCAAAGCACCAGGTCGCTGCCCCGATTGTGGCATGATTCTGAAACCAGCGAAGGAACTGGATTTGGGTTTCCAGCCACATAATCTTCCAACTGGTGCTGGCTATTTCCAGATTGCTGGCGGCAGCGGGCGTGAGAGTCGGCATGTCACAGTGCATTACTACAAACCAAGCCAATTTACGCCTCAATCCCGTATATTAATCGTCATCCCGGGTGCAGGCCGAAATAGCAACAGCTATCGAAACGCTTGGCTCGAAGTGGCCAGTCGCAAGGACATCCTGGTTGCGGCACTGGGCTATCCTGAAGAAACATATGATTTTGCAGCTTATCAAATGGGAGGCGTGGTCAAGGATATCAAACTTAACAACCCAAAATTTATAAGCACGGGCCCCAATGCGCGCATTCTTCAATTGCAAGATAAAGATATTCAAATGAATCCGGAAGCCGACCAGAATAATTGGATATTCTCAGATTTCGATCGCACTTTTGATCTCTTGGCAAAGATCACTGGTTCCAAACGCGCTGGATATGATATTTTTGGTCATTCAGCCGGAGGTCAGATACTCCACCGGCTTGCGCTTTTTCATCCGGCATCCAAGGCTGAGCGCATTGTTGCGGCAAATGCAGGGTTTTATACCCTGCCCTCATTCAGCAAGCCCCCACCCATGGGTATGGAAGGCACTGGAGTGCGCAAAGAACAACTGAGCCAGATATTGGGCGAGCAACTCACAATCCTCTTGGGGGAAGAAGACAATTCCGATGCTGCGGGCGGAACGCTGCTGCACACTCCCCTGATTGACAAACAAGGTAAAAATCGCTTCGCACGTGGCCGAAACTTTTTTCGCACAGGATTGGAAATCTCTAAATCAGAGCAGTTGCAATTCGGCTGGAAGCTTCAATCAGTTCCGCGAACCGGCCATGATTTCGCAAGGATGGCCGAGGTGGCAGCGCAGCTGCTCTACCCATAA
- a CDS encoding cupin domain-containing protein produces the protein MNQMRAADIIRQLDMKPHPEGGHYVETFRDDASTAIFFLLEEGEHSHWHRVHGSAELWHHYAGDALELMLSSDGSSFEKHQLGLSFEKNERPMVVVPAGCWQMARSLGAWTLVGCTVAPGFDFANFEMAPPDWQPGLN, from the coding sequence ATGAACCAAATGCGCGCCGCTGATATTATTAGACAACTGGATATGAAACCTCACCCAGAGGGTGGACACTATGTCGAAACTTTCCGTGATGATGCCTCCACAGCAATTTTCTTCTTGCTGGAGGAGGGCGAACATTCCCACTGGCACAGAGTACACGGCAGCGCAGAGCTTTGGCATCACTATGCGGGAGATGCCTTGGAGCTGATGCTTTCATCGGATGGCAGTAGTTTTGAAAAACATCAACTGGGCCTGAGTTTTGAAAAAAATGAAAGACCAATGGTTGTTGTGCCTGCAGGGTGTTGGCAAATGGCCAGGAGTTTGGGGGCTTGGACACTTGTTGGATGCACCGTTGCCCCGGGGTTTGATTTCGCCAATTTTGAAATGGCACCGCCCGACTGGCAGCCTGGCCTGAATTGA
- a CDS encoding serine hydrolase: MTTRPKFQKLMAVALFLSLSGVAAAGENTKASDSLAPEATEEEVALSFSDVPYLEKAFIDTAPSDRKDSIAVGKLGVDGGNKDIITKLAQEIAAGEHGSYDSLLIAHKGKLLFESYYARGRVDLPHFQASTTKAYTNLAIGRAIQMGYLTTADLNRPIVSFLNNLDPTRFVEGADKITLHKAMTMRSGLRISKEQRDELNQDSGQLVGQNQVQAYLERSAAISADSQSFLYQGSDPQLVMQVLDAVVPGTAKDFIKTEVLDKIGIPDHGWRMDVSGLPRGPSGAKMTSRDMVKWGLLVRNKGKWNGEQLIPERFIARSTNSIVRIGNDDIFFTGNNVSNPGYGYYWWQAEMKVGDRIYFTRSAQGGGGQYIILIDELDLMVVTTGHERDDKTMQITADRILPAFTNQAAKSDVGRGKTESTELRGPYLGQTPPGSTPKVFAPGIVSTEHRDFSPFFSPDMKEFYFTRKNLGSDKWSLISYRSENNRWRESVIRPRVWRPNISPDGKTMHLGKYYMERIGDGWSEIKSLGPMFDREDLGIMRLSASASGTYILDDYKGDNVIRISTLKDGKREEPRPLGKEINTGKLNAHPFIAPNESYIIWDGERDGGFGGIDLWISFKQQDGSWGEAINMGPEINTAGREASAYVTPDGKYLFFNRTIRPKEGDIYWVDAQVIENLRHK; encoded by the coding sequence ATGACCACCCGACCGAAGTTTCAGAAGTTAATGGCAGTCGCCTTATTCCTCAGTTTAAGCGGCGTTGCCGCAGCAGGAGAAAATACTAAAGCAAGTGACAGCCTTGCGCCCGAGGCCACAGAAGAAGAAGTTGCGCTCTCATTCAGCGATGTTCCTTACCTGGAGAAAGCCTTTATCGATACAGCGCCGTCCGACAGAAAAGACTCTATTGCGGTTGGTAAATTGGGTGTGGATGGCGGTAACAAGGACATCATCACCAAGTTGGCTCAGGAAATCGCTGCGGGCGAGCACGGTAGTTATGATAGCCTGCTCATTGCGCACAAGGGCAAGCTCCTGTTTGAATCCTACTACGCCCGCGGACGTGTTGATTTGCCGCATTTTCAAGCTTCAACAACCAAGGCCTATACAAATCTGGCTATCGGCCGAGCAATCCAGATGGGATATTTGACGACGGCAGATCTGAACAGGCCGATTGTCAGCTTTTTGAACAATCTGGACCCCACGAGGTTTGTAGAAGGTGCTGATAAGATCACCCTTCACAAGGCGATGACTATGCGCTCTGGACTGCGTATCAGTAAAGAGCAGAGGGACGAACTCAACCAAGATTCTGGCCAGCTGGTCGGTCAAAATCAGGTCCAAGCCTATCTTGAGCGCAGCGCAGCCATCTCTGCGGATTCTCAGAGCTTTCTCTATCAAGGATCCGATCCACAATTGGTGATGCAAGTGCTCGACGCCGTGGTGCCTGGCACAGCCAAGGATTTTATCAAGACTGAAGTTTTGGATAAAATCGGCATCCCCGATCATGGTTGGCGTATGGATGTGAGTGGCTTACCGAGGGGGCCTTCCGGAGCAAAAATGACATCGCGCGATATGGTCAAGTGGGGACTTCTGGTCCGGAACAAAGGCAAATGGAATGGTGAACAGCTCATTCCAGAGAGGTTTATCGCTAGGTCAACAAACAGCATTGTCCGCATAGGAAACGACGACATCTTTTTCACCGGAAATAATGTCTCCAATCCCGGCTATGGTTATTATTGGTGGCAGGCAGAAATGAAAGTTGGCGACAGGATCTATTTCACAAGATCCGCGCAAGGCGGCGGTGGCCAATATATCATTTTGATTGATGAGTTGGATCTCATGGTTGTTACTACCGGCCATGAAAGAGACGACAAAACCATGCAGATTACGGCAGATAGAATACTGCCTGCCTTTACCAATCAAGCTGCCAAATCTGATGTGGGTCGCGGAAAGACTGAATCTACAGAACTCAGGGGGCCATATCTCGGGCAAACACCCCCAGGTTCAACGCCCAAAGTTTTTGCACCCGGAATTGTCTCGACAGAGCATCGTGATTTCAGCCCCTTTTTCTCTCCCGATATGAAGGAATTCTATTTTACAAGGAAAAATCTCGGGTCTGACAAATGGTCGCTCATTTCTTACAGATCAGAAAATAATCGATGGCGCGAGTCTGTCATAAGGCCAAGAGTGTGGCGCCCGAACATCTCGCCAGATGGTAAGACAATGCATTTGGGTAAATATTATATGGAGCGTATTGGCGATGGCTGGTCAGAAATAAAAAGCCTTGGCCCTATGTTTGACCGGGAAGACTTGGGTATCATGCGTTTATCCGCATCCGCCAGCGGCACCTATATCCTTGACGACTACAAAGGAGACAATGTTATTCGCATTTCCACGCTCAAGGATGGTAAACGCGAAGAACCCAGACCGCTTGGCAAAGAGATAAACACCGGAAAGTTGAATGCCCATCCCTTCATCGCGCCCAATGAATCCTACATAATCTGGGATGGAGAAAGAGATGGGGGATTTGGCGGGATTGACCTGTGGATCAGTTTCAAACAGCAAGATGGCTCTTGGGGTGAGGCAATAAATATGGGCCCGGAAATCAATACGGCCGGCCGGGAAGCCAGT